The sequence AACCTTTTAGGTTGTAGGGATCAATTCCCTTTCACTTTGCGCGATGCCCTTGAAAAGCCTCGTAACAATTATGACAACCTCCCCGGCGGCGTCGCACCGCGGCTTGCACCAGCATAGTGCCATCGAATTATATCTTTCGGGGTCGGATGAGCGTAGCGGGCCGCGCGACGGCCGGCGGCGGCTCAAACGCCCCAGACCACCGGCTGGCCTTCCTTGCGGGCCAGTTCGAGCAAATCGAGCAGCGGCCAGGCGCGCTGTGCGAAGCTGACCGGGGCTGCCATGCCGCGGGGCGCGTCTTCGTCCTCGTCGGCCGGTTCATCCGCAGCCTTGGCGCGGGCGGCCTTGTCGGCGGCAATGGCGCGCTTGAGGCGCTCGATGGCTTCGGGCAACTGCTCGACGGTGACGATGCCGGTGGCGCTGTCGGGGTCTTTGCCCAGTGCGGTGAACATGGCGCGGGCTGCGTCGCCGAGCATGATGACGTCGGCGCCGGCGGCAGATTTGAAGGTGGTCAGCATGGGGGCGTCCTGTGGCGGAAATGCCTCCGATTGTAGTCCGAGCCCGGCGGCATTGCCCGTTGCGCGTGGGCGCTCCACAATGGGGCGCACGAGCGGGTCGGCACAAAGGAGACTGGCATGACGGCATCACAACCCGAGCCCCGGCTGGGCGGACACATCGTGGCCGAGGCGCTGCGTATCAATGGCGTGAGCACGGTGTTCTGCGTGCCGGGCGAGAGCTACCTGCCCCTGCTCGACGGCCTCTACGAGCGCCGCGACCAGATTCGCCTGATCACCTGCCGCCACGAGAGCGGCGCCGGCTTCATGGCCGATGCCTGGGGCAAGCTCACCGGCCGGCCGGGCGTGTGCCTGGTGACGCGCGGGCCGGGGGCCTGCAATGCCA comes from Denitromonas sp. and encodes:
- a CDS encoding DUF1840 domain-containing protein — its product is MLTTFKSAAGADVIMLGDAARAMFTALGKDPDSATGIVTVEQLPEAIERLKRAIAADKAARAKAADEPADEDEDAPRGMAAPVSFAQRAWPLLDLLELARKEGQPVVWGV